The DNA sequence GGCCCCGCCCCCGCTGCCCCCGGACATCCCGCCCCCGGTCCGCCGCGTGGTGGAGCGCGCGCTCGCCAAGGACCCCGGCAGCCGGTGGCCGAGCGCCGCGGCGATGGGCCAGGCCGCGCGCCAGGCCGCGCAGGCGATCAACGCGGCCCCGTCGGCCATGCCGGGCGAGGCCGCCGCCCACCCGCCCGGGTACGGCGCGCCGCCCTCCCAGCCCTACGCCGCCCAGCCGTACGGCCCGCAGCAGTACTCCGCGCCGTTCTCCCAGCCCTACCCGCAGCAGCCGTACCAGGACGGGCCGTACACCGAGCAGGGCTACCCGCAGGCGCCGTACCCGCCGGAGGACGCCGGGCCGCCGACGTCCCGGCAGGAGCGGCGGGCCGCCCGGAGCCGCGCCCGGCGGCGGCGCAGCCGGGTCGGCCTGTTCACCGGGATCGGCGTGGGCGCGGCGCTGTTCGGCGGGCTCGCCGCCTTCGCCCTCAACGGCGTCGCCGCGACCGGCGGCGAGGAGACGCCGCCCGTCGCGGTCGGCACGACCACGAGCCCGCCAGGGACCAAGGGACCGTTGCGGGCCACCACCGAGAGCCCGCGGCCGAGCCGTACCCGGACCCGGACCCCCACGAAGGCCCCGCCGAGTCAGCAGCCCACCAGGACCGCTGCGCCGACGCCCACCCCCAGCGAGACGCCCTCCCCGGAGCGCACGAAACCGACCCCGACGCCGTCGAAGACCCCCGTGCTGCGGAAGGTGCCCGCCGTCGTCGGCCTCACCGAGCCCGCGGCGATCGCCGCGCTCAGCCGGGCCGGTTTCGACTACCGGGTGATCATCAGCTCCGACCCCGACACCGGGATGTGCACCAAGGTGCTGAGCCAGAACCCGGCGGGAGGCGAGGCCGTGCCGCCGGACACCGTGGTCCGCATCGTGGTGGACCGGGGGACCGAGTGCCCCGGTGACGACGGGGACGAGTCGCCGGAACCGTCCCCCTCGCCCTCGCCCACGCCCTCGTCCCCGCCCGCGCAGTGACCGCCGCCGGGGCCCGCCGCGGCGGACCCCGCCGGTGCGGTCGGAGCGCTACACGCCGGTCGTGTTGCGCGGGTAGGCGATCGCCGGGTCGGTGACGACGTTCACCAGGTACGGCACGCCGGAGTCGAACGCCCGCCGCAGCGCCGGGCCGATCTCGTCCGGCGAGGTGACGAGCTCGCCGCCGCCGCCCAGCGCGGTCACCACCTGGTCGTAGCGGGTGCCCTGCCGCAGCTCGGCGGCCACGTCGTAGCCGTACAGCAGCTGCATGGGGTGCTTCTCCAGCCCCCACATGCCGTTGTTGCCGCAGATCATCACGACCGGCAGGTCGTGCCGCACGAGCGTGTCGACGTCCATCAGCGAGAACCCGGCCGCGCCGTCGCCGAGCAGCAGCACCACCTGGGAGGAGGGCCGGGCGAGCCGGGCCGCGATCGCGTAGCCGAGGCCGGTGCCGAGGCACCCGTACGGGCCGGGGTCGAGCCAGCAGCCGGGCCGTTCCGGCTCGACGTACTTGCCCGCGTAGGAGACGAAGTCGCCGCCGTCGCCGATCACCACCGCGTCGTCCGCGAGCACCTTGTTCAGCTCGCCGTAGATGCGCATCGGGTGGATGGGGTCGGCGGCCGAGGCGAGCAGCTCGGCGTCCCCGGCGCGGGCCGCCGCGGCGGCCTCCGCCAGCCGGGTGAGCCACGGCGCGTACCGCTTCGGCGAGACGCCGGCCGCGGCGCAG is a window from the Thermopolyspora flexuosa genome containing:
- a CDS encoding serine/threonine-protein kinase, whose protein sequence is MVAQGTSLAGRYRLDERLGAGGMGEVWRGEDMVLARTVAVKLLLPDRMNDPNFVQRFQGEARAMATINHPGVVDVYDYGVTEVPGDGPTAFLVMRFVDGEPLDRLLSRLGRIDPEPAMDLIAQAADALQAVHEKGIVHRDVKPGNLMVRSDGRLVLTDFGIARAESANRLTDAGMVLGTAAYCAPEQAEGQPVTPAVDIYALGVVAYECLAGMRPFDGDSPVTIALKHIREAPPPLPPDIPPPVRRVVERALAKDPGSRWPSAAAMGQAARQAAQAINAAPSAMPGEAAAHPPGYGAPPSQPYAAQPYGPQQYSAPFSQPYPQQPYQDGPYTEQGYPQAPYPPEDAGPPTSRQERRAARSRARRRRSRVGLFTGIGVGAALFGGLAAFALNGVAATGGEETPPVAVGTTTSPPGTKGPLRATTESPRPSRTRTRTPTKAPPSQQPTRTAAPTPTPSETPSPERTKPTPTPSKTPVLRKVPAVVGLTEPAAIAALSRAGFDYRVIISSDPDTGMCTKVLSQNPAGGEAVPPDTVVRIVVDRGTECPGDDGDESPEPSPSPSPTPSSPPAQ